One Thermodesulfobacteriota bacterium DNA segment encodes these proteins:
- a CDS encoding EamA family transporter, with protein sequence MNTSIKTPSMGYVYVIFAALLWAISGSSAKFLFHSGITLFQLVQLRITIAAAGLFLYLLLWKPSLIRVKPRDIFYFAILGLFGMSGVQFTYLFAISKINVAAAILLQYMAPSFIAIYAVVFARDKLSLQTVMALVGATFGCYLMVGGYNFDVLAMNIAGIVSGLLSAICFAWYSIHSEYGMRNYSPWTILFYAMLFAALMWNILHQPLEAFFHPYNVVQWGWIIYIGILGTLVPFGLYLEGVNLIRATRASIAATLEPITAGVISFIFLNEILELWQVMGGGLVIASIIILQLKQEYDEKAPALIRSKSRSKSTVGK encoded by the coding sequence TTGAATACATCTATTAAAACTCCAAGCATGGGATATGTTTATGTAATCTTTGCGGCTCTGTTATGGGCCATATCAGGATCTTCAGCAAAGTTTTTGTTTCACAGCGGGATTACCCTTTTTCAACTGGTACAGCTTCGTATAACGATTGCCGCAGCCGGATTATTTTTATACCTTTTGCTATGGAAGCCTTCTCTGATTAGAGTCAAGCCCAGAGATATATTTTATTTTGCAATTTTAGGGCTTTTCGGTATGAGCGGTGTTCAATTTACATACCTTTTTGCCATCAGTAAAATCAATGTTGCGGCAGCAATTTTACTTCAATATATGGCACCGTCATTTATTGCCATTTACGCAGTGGTTTTTGCCCGTGACAAATTGAGCCTGCAGACCGTCATGGCTCTGGTAGGGGCAACCTTCGGTTGCTACCTGATGGTAGGAGGGTATAACTTTGATGTTCTTGCAATGAACATTGCCGGTATCGTTAGCGGGCTTTTATCGGCCATCTGTTTCGCCTGGTACTCCATTCACAGCGAGTACGGAATGCGGAATTATAGCCCCTGGACTATCCTCTTTTATGCCATGTTATTTGCGGCGCTGATGTGGAATATTTTACACCAGCCGTTGGAGGCTTTTTTTCATCCATACAATGTTGTACAATGGGGATGGATTATATATATAGGTATTTTGGGCACCCTGGTGCCTTTTGGCCTTTATCTGGAGGGAGTAAACCTGATAAGGGCGACACGTGCAAGCATTGCTGCCACACTCGAACCGATTACTGCAGGTGTGATATCCTTTATATTTTTAAATGAAATACTGGAACTTTGGCAGGTGATGGGTGGAGGGTTGGTAATCGCATCAATAATAATTCTGCAGCTAAAACAGGAATATGATGAAAAAGCACCTGCCCTGATACGT